One part of the Thermococcus sp. Bubb.Bath genome encodes these proteins:
- a CDS encoding 30S ribosomal protein S3ae, whose product MAKANPRKRAAAAKDKWKLKEWFAVYAPDFFGSREIGLTPADEPEKVVGRVIETTLKDVTGDFTKGHVKLIFQVYDVKGQNAYTKFKGHTLARSYIRSLVRRRTTRIDGIYNVTTKDGYKLRVMGMVIAYRRIQTSQERAIREIIRDIIYKKAGELNFTDFVLQSVSGQIAGEIAKEARKIYPIKRAEIRKIKVLAEPEA is encoded by the coding sequence ATGGCGAAGGCTAATCCGAGAAAAAGGGCCGCTGCGGCAAAGGATAAGTGGAAGTTGAAGGAGTGGTTTGCTGTTTACGCTCCTGACTTCTTCGGGAGCAGGGAGATAGGGCTTACCCCAGCTGATGAGCCGGAGAAGGTCGTGGGAAGGGTCATCGAGACCACCCTCAAGGACGTTACCGGGGACTTCACGAAGGGGCACGTTAAGCTGATATTCCAGGTGTACGACGTTAAGGGACAGAACGCCTACACCAAGTTCAAGGGACACACCCTCGCGAGGAGTTACATCCGCTCGCTCGTCAGGAGGAGGACAACCAGGATCGACGGCATATACAATGTCACCACCAAGGACGGCTACAAGCTCCGCGTTATGGGCATGGTCATAGCCTACAGGAGAATCCAGACCAGTCAGGAGAGGGCAATCAGGGAGATCATCAGGGACATAATTTACAAGAAGGCTGGGGAGCTCAACTTCACTGACTTCGTTCTCCAGTCCGTCAGCGGACAGATAGCCGGCGAGATCGCTAAGGAAGCTAGGAAGATCTACCCAATAAAGAGGGCCGAGATAAGGAAGATAAAGGTCCTCGCAGAGCCGGAGGCCTAA
- a CDS encoding site-2 protease family protein has protein sequence MRRGVYECLRCGHREVMDSTEPLLEGACPKCGGDMILIGYVDEEGPGAKKQPMKAPSNVPQVLPQEVESLLKKFYSLQPLGEEGGTFVFSVLEIHEKDFEKVLHELEEKGYWAALKRDGERVLLYIFPAAEVKPDNPKIGIALFLLTVLSTLWAGYVLARSYIASLDEFGLPGYRNPYVIALAFSLSILGILGTHEMGHKIAATLHGVKSTYPYFIPFPNILGTLGAVIRVKSPIPTRKAAIDLGVSGPIAGILVAIPVTVIGLRLSVVVPMSIVPHTGNEFYMGSNLLFMFLEKLALGSAASGDVMVFLHPVAMAGWVGILVTFLNLIPAAQLDGGHVARAFMNARNHEYLTLALGFGLMFLSYFWVGWLLWGILVLFIGKAGNPGALDEVSPIPTSRKLLALLALLLFVVSATPAPFYTG, from the coding sequence ATGAGACGGGGAGTATACGAGTGCCTCAGATGTGGCCACAGGGAGGTCATGGACTCGACGGAGCCGCTACTTGAGGGAGCCTGCCCGAAGTGCGGCGGAGACATGATACTCATCGGATACGTCGACGAAGAGGGACCAGGGGCAAAAAAGCAGCCGATGAAAGCTCCTTCAAACGTCCCCCAGGTTCTCCCTCAGGAGGTAGAATCGCTCCTCAAAAAGTTCTACTCCCTTCAGCCCCTGGGAGAGGAGGGGGGAACCTTCGTCTTCTCCGTGTTGGAGATCCATGAGAAAGACTTCGAGAAGGTTCTCCACGAACTTGAGGAAAAGGGCTACTGGGCGGCACTGAAGAGGGATGGAGAGAGGGTTTTGCTCTATATCTTCCCCGCGGCGGAAGTCAAGCCCGACAACCCCAAGATAGGGATAGCCCTCTTCCTTCTCACGGTGCTCTCAACCCTCTGGGCAGGCTACGTTCTGGCCCGCAGCTACATTGCATCGCTGGACGAGTTCGGCCTCCCGGGGTATAGGAACCCCTACGTCATAGCGCTCGCCTTTTCCCTGAGCATCCTTGGGATACTTGGAACCCACGAGATGGGCCACAAGATAGCGGCCACCCTTCACGGCGTGAAATCCACATATCCCTACTTTATACCGTTTCCAAACATACTTGGAACACTGGGGGCAGTGATACGCGTTAAGTCCCCCATTCCAACCAGAAAAGCTGCGATAGACCTCGGCGTTAGCGGGCCAATAGCGGGCATCCTGGTGGCGATTCCTGTGACTGTAATAGGCCTTCGACTCTCAGTTGTGGTCCCCATGAGTATCGTCCCTCACACTGGCAACGAGTTCTACATGGGCTCCAACCTTCTCTTCATGTTCCTGGAAAAGCTGGCACTCGGAAGCGCGGCCAGCGGGGACGTCATGGTGTTCCTGCACCCCGTGGCCATGGCAGGATGGGTTGGAATACTCGTCACATTCCTCAACTTAATCCCCGCTGCCCAGCTTGACGGTGGTCACGTTGCGAGGGCATTCATGAATGCCAGAAACCACGAGTACTTAACCCTGGCCCTTGGGTTCGGCCTCATGTTTCTGAGCTATTTCTGGGTTGGGTGGCTCCTCTGGGGGATACTCGTCCTGTTCATTGGAAAAGCCGGAAATCCGGGGGCCCTTGATGAGGTCTCACCGATCCCAACGAGCAGAAAACTCCTGGCACT
- a CDS encoding LAGLIDADG family homing endonuclease — protein sequence MRTLRNLSQKELEEVQKLTLELREKGLSYSQIVRKISEELDVKVSKATVLRWCKGTHNTFNKMKRVNLDSSPALAYIIGVYFGDATATKGAEYKYNVKLKVVDKEFADAFAEALKDIGLKPRSGFENDRTRSGRWYVETSSKSLYLYLKGSKERLFEVATKYPREFLRGFFDSEGSAIITRNRIRVEACNYNKEVLEFCQELLNGLDIYSKIYRTKRKGQPVVIRGEQYHYTSDLFTLKIYRLESVYRYMREVGFTISRKQNKLINFFGLSQQKTQKLEENYTKSSI from the coding sequence ATGCGAACCTTGAGGAACCTGTCTCAGAAAGAGCTGGAGGAAGTGCAAAAACTGACGCTGGAACTCAGAGAGAAAGGATTAAGCTACTCGCAGATTGTAAGAAAAATCTCAGAAGAGCTCGACGTGAAGGTTTCCAAAGCGACGGTTCTTCGCTGGTGCAAAGGGACACATAACACGTTCAACAAGATGAAAAGGGTAAACCTCGATTCGTCTCCTGCGCTCGCATACATAATCGGGGTTTATTTTGGAGACGCCACAGCGACTAAAGGGGCAGAATACAAATACAACGTCAAATTAAAGGTAGTGGACAAAGAATTCGCAGACGCGTTTGCTGAGGCATTAAAAGATATTGGACTAAAACCAAGGTCAGGATTCGAGAACGACAGGACAAGAAGCGGTCGCTGGTACGTTGAGACATCCAGCAAGAGTCTTTACCTGTACCTGAAGGGGTCAAAAGAGCGTCTTTTTGAAGTGGCAACGAAATATCCGAGGGAATTCCTGAGGGGATTCTTTGACAGCGAGGGGAGCGCTATCATCACAAGGAATCGTATTAGAGTAGAAGCTTGTAACTACAATAAGGAAGTCCTGGAATTCTGTCAGGAATTGCTAAACGGACTCGATATATATTCCAAGATATACAGAACAAAAAGAAAAGGACAACCTGTAGTCATAAGAGGGGAGCAATATCATTACACTTCCGACCTGTTCACACTTAAGATATATCGACTCGAAAGTGTTTACAGATACATGCGTGAAGTCGGATTCACTATATCCCGAAAACAGAACAAGTTGATCAACTTTTTTGGGTTATCACAACAGAAAACACAAAAATTGGAAGAAAACTACACAAAAAGTTCTATATAG
- a CDS encoding 30S ribosomal protein S15, whose translation MARIHARKRGKSGSKKPPRTAPPAWVEYTAEEVEGLVIKLRKEGYSAAMVGTILRDQYGIPSVKLITGKKITKILEENGLAPDIPEDLMSLIRKAVNLRKHLEQHPRDIHSRRGLQLTESKIRRLVKYYRRTGKLPAKWRYDPEQARLLVR comes from the coding sequence ATGGCAAGGATACACGCGAGAAAGAGGGGAAAATCCGGTTCAAAGAAGCCACCGAGGACCGCCCCGCCGGCCTGGGTTGAGTACACGGCGGAGGAGGTTGAAGGGCTCGTTATCAAGCTCAGGAAGGAAGGATACAGCGCGGCCATGGTAGGGACGATTCTCCGCGATCAGTACGGCATCCCGAGCGTCAAGCTGATAACCGGGAAGAAGATAACCAAGATCCTCGAGGAGAACGGTCTCGCTCCTGACATTCCGGAGGACCTCATGTCCCTCATCAGGAAGGCCGTCAACCTTAGGAAGCACCTTGAGCAGCACCCGAGGGACATCCACTCAAGGCGCGGCCTCCAGCTCACCGAGAGCAAGATCAGGCGCCTCGTCAAGTACTACCGCAGGACGGGCAAGCTCCCGGCCAAGTGGCGCTACGATCCGGAGCAGGCAAGGCTCCTTGTCCGCTGA
- a CDS encoding DHH family phosphoesterase has protein sequence MDKGAFLERVREGAELIKMHIELGHTIRLISHRDADGITAGAILAKAVTREGGRFQLSIVKQVSEELIKELAAEKRKIYVFSDLGSGSVSLIEEHLEDATVVVADHHPPERDSFSSDSHVIVNPVPFGANSVRDLSGSGVAYFIAKEMNRDNRDLAYIATVGAVGDMQEIDGQFHGMNIDILEDGKELGTLEVRKELRLFGRESRPLRQMLAYATNPEIPEITGDERKAIEWLRTKGFDPDIHYWQLREEEKKRLHDALVLHMIKHNAPKEVIDRLIGDVVLSPLYPEGDPRHEAREFATLLNATGRLNAGTVGVAICLGDEEAYRKARKMLDDYKREQIEARKFIVQNWSMAEEGEHSYVFYAGKNIRDTLVGIAANIAINGGLADPEKPVVVIADSDEDESLVKGSARTTERALAKGYHLGEALREVAEKLGGEGGGHAIAAGIRFPKSRLDEFIKLFDETLGKQVRKDGD, from the coding sequence ATGGACAAGGGAGCTTTCCTTGAGCGCGTCAGGGAAGGGGCCGAGTTAATCAAGATGCACATCGAGCTAGGCCACACTATCAGACTCATCTCCCACCGTGATGCCGATGGTATAACCGCGGGGGCGATTCTGGCGAAGGCAGTGACGAGGGAAGGCGGCAGGTTCCAGCTCAGTATAGTCAAACAGGTCAGTGAAGAGCTAATAAAGGAGCTGGCGGCTGAGAAGAGGAAAATCTACGTTTTCAGCGATCTCGGCAGCGGTTCTGTCTCGCTCATCGAGGAACACTTGGAAGATGCGACGGTCGTCGTTGCCGACCACCACCCTCCGGAGAGGGACTCCTTTTCATCGGATTCACACGTTATCGTTAACCCGGTTCCGTTCGGTGCCAACAGCGTCCGCGATTTGAGCGGCTCCGGCGTCGCGTACTTCATTGCCAAGGAAATGAACCGCGACAACAGGGATCTTGCATACATTGCGACCGTTGGGGCCGTTGGAGATATGCAGGAGATAGATGGCCAGTTCCATGGCATGAACATCGACATCCTTGAAGATGGGAAGGAACTGGGTACCCTTGAGGTCAGAAAGGAGCTCAGGCTCTTCGGCAGGGAAAGCCGGCCCCTAAGGCAGATGCTCGCCTACGCCACCAACCCAGAGATACCGGAGATAACGGGGGACGAGAGGAAGGCCATAGAATGGCTCCGCACGAAGGGCTTTGACCCGGACATTCACTACTGGCAGCTCAGAGAGGAGGAAAAGAAACGGCTTCATGATGCCCTGGTTCTCCATATGATAAAGCACAACGCTCCTAAGGAGGTAATAGACCGCCTCATAGGTGATGTTGTCCTCAGCCCTCTTTATCCCGAAGGAGACCCCAGACACGAGGCCAGGGAGTTCGCCACGCTACTGAACGCGACAGGAAGGCTGAACGCAGGGACTGTAGGCGTGGCCATCTGCCTCGGCGACGAGGAGGCCTACAGAAAGGCCAGGAAAATGCTCGATGACTACAAGAGGGAGCAGATAGAGGCCAGGAAGTTCATCGTGCAGAACTGGAGCATGGCGGAGGAAGGAGAGCACTCCTACGTCTTCTACGCCGGCAAGAACATCCGCGATACACTCGTTGGTATAGCGGCCAACATAGCGATAAACGGCGGACTGGCCGACCCTGAGAAGCCGGTTGTGGTAATAGCGGACAGCGATGAGGACGAGAGCCTCGTGAAAGGCTCAGCCAGGACGACGGAGAGGGCGCTTGCGAAGGGTTACCACCTTGGGGAAGCTCTGAGGGAAGTGGCCGAGAAGCTCGGTGGAGAAGGGGGTGGACACGCCATAGCCGCTGGAATACGCTTCCCGAAGTCCCGTCTAGATGAGTTCATTAAGCTGTTCGACGAGACCCTAGGAAAGCAGGTGAGGAAGGATGGAGATTGA
- a CDS encoding DUF126 domain-containing protein, translating to MKLKGKKVVGGKAEGELIVSQKPLSFLGGVDPETGIVTDAESDIRGESIAEKILAFPRGKGSTVGSYVIYALKKNGKAPKAIIVGEAETIVATGAIIAGIPMVQGIDVSKLRSGMRVMVDAETGEVEIKGEE from the coding sequence ATGAAGCTCAAGGGGAAGAAGGTTGTGGGTGGAAAAGCTGAGGGAGAGCTCATAGTCTCTCAAAAGCCCCTCTCCTTCCTCGGTGGCGTCGACCCGGAGACGGGAATCGTTACCGATGCAGAGAGCGACATCAGAGGGGAGAGCATAGCAGAGAAGATACTGGCCTTCCCTCGCGGCAAAGGCTCGACGGTTGGCTCCTACGTCATCTACGCGCTCAAAAAGAACGGAAAGGCCCCGAAGGCGATAATCGTTGGTGAAGCCGAGACGATAGTGGCAACCGGTGCCATAATAGCGGGAATTCCAATGGTACAGGGGATAGACGTTTCAAAGCTGAGGAGTGGAATGAGGGTTATGGTTGACGCAGAAACCGGAGAGGTCGAAATCAAAGGGGAAGAGTAG
- a CDS encoding aconitase X catalytic domain-containing protein, with the protein MYLTKEEELILAGEYGYALQKAMEILVALGDIYGADQLIPIKSAQVAGVSYKNIGEAGVEFLRDFVNAGAKVSVYTTLNPAGIGDDEFMEKQMQVIELYREMGIETTSTCTPYYGANLPKFGDHIAWSESSAVIFANSVIGARTNREGGPSSLAAAIVGKTPNYGLHLDENRKATVMVDVQAKVETFVDYAALGYHLGRTLGNDVPYIRGIKPAMTEFLKEMGAAMAASGSVALYHVEGETPEYREAITDKLETITVEDSDIKAVREQFSEEWSGIDMILIGCPHASLPEIKEIAELLRVRGRPLKIPLFITASRAVKALADALGYTETIERYNGRIIPDSCFVVSPIKGWYSGIATNSGKSAFYFRSFGFNVRLDDAENLIKEAP; encoded by the coding sequence ATGTACCTCACGAAGGAAGAGGAGCTTATTCTGGCTGGAGAGTACGGCTATGCGCTCCAGAAGGCAATGGAGATACTGGTTGCACTCGGCGACATCTACGGTGCCGATCAGCTCATCCCAATCAAGAGCGCCCAGGTGGCTGGGGTTTCATACAAGAACATCGGTGAGGCAGGTGTTGAGTTCCTGAGGGACTTCGTTAATGCTGGAGCAAAGGTCTCCGTCTACACAACGCTGAACCCGGCCGGGATAGGCGACGATGAATTCATGGAGAAGCAGATGCAGGTTATTGAGCTTTACAGGGAGATGGGCATAGAAACCACATCCACCTGCACCCCCTACTACGGCGCAAACCTTCCCAAGTTCGGCGACCACATAGCCTGGAGCGAGAGCTCAGCGGTGATTTTCGCGAACTCCGTGATAGGTGCGAGAACCAACAGGGAGGGCGGGCCTTCGAGCCTCGCCGCTGCAATCGTTGGCAAGACCCCTAACTACGGCCTTCACCTCGACGAGAACAGAAAAGCAACGGTGATGGTGGACGTTCAGGCCAAAGTGGAAACTTTTGTGGACTACGCGGCCCTGGGATACCACCTCGGCAGAACCCTTGGCAACGACGTGCCATACATCAGAGGAATAAAACCCGCCATGACGGAGTTTTTAAAGGAAATGGGGGCGGCGATGGCCGCGAGCGGGAGCGTGGCTCTCTACCACGTCGAAGGTGAAACACCGGAGTATAGAGAAGCCATAACCGACAAATTGGAAACGATAACCGTCGAAGATTCCGACATAAAAGCGGTGAGGGAGCAGTTCAGCGAGGAATGGAGTGGGATAGACATGATACTCATCGGCTGCCCCCACGCCTCCCTGCCAGAGATCAAGGAGATAGCGGAACTCCTGAGGGTGCGCGGGAGGCCGCTCAAGATACCGCTCTTCATAACGGCGAGCAGGGCCGTGAAGGCTTTAGCAGATGCCCTTGGTTACACTGAAACCATAGAGCGCTACAACGGCAGGATCATACCCGATTCCTGCTTCGTGGTATCTCCGATAAAGGGCTGGTACAGCGGGATAGCGACCAACAGTGGTAAGAGTGCCTTTTACTTCCGCTCGTTCGGCTTCAACGTGCGGCTCGACGACGCGGAGAACCTGATAAAGGAGGCTCCGTGA
- a CDS encoding KEOPS complex subunit Pcc1, whose amino-acid sequence MEIEARVEIMWHYENPTKARAVAESVQVDNVSIPPGLKKSLNVETLCEDGSVRTKVKYRGEVDTLIKALDDLVFSVKIAEEITEKV is encoded by the coding sequence ATGGAGATTGAGGCCAGGGTGGAGATAATGTGGCACTACGAGAATCCCACGAAGGCGAGGGCCGTTGCCGAGTCAGTCCAGGTGGACAACGTGAGCATCCCCCCGGGCCTTAAGAAAAGTTTAAATGTGGAAACCCTATGCGAAGATGGAAGCGTCAGGACAAAGGTTAAATACCGGGGTGAGGTTGATACACTCATCAAAGCGCTTGACGATCTGGTGTTTTCGGTCAAGATCGCCGAAGAAATCACCGAAAAGGTCTGA